In Allocoprobacillus halotolerans, a genomic segment contains:
- a CDS encoding polysaccharide lyase family 8 super-sandwich domain-containing protein — MKKILKIILSFMMSLGLFLSSINVSFASANDFEIIKTRLKDFMISQDTFDDGAKVETCYVSKAGDYLDMIQEDGSFDDVDYTMTGSAANGGAWEPYLALDRLQAIAIAYHVQDNELYQSKEVITKLNQAIKHWTIANNGKEPTNKNWWEVQIGIQLRFSRIALMLDGVEGIEEKTMNTLLYKLLEKTPVKKGTGQNNLWFDQNYVYYAIITENGTKYKNSLGSRKMIDLKELVDNYLSYCLVVQKDDNTAEAVQVDNSFYMHGRQFYSNGYGLSMFRDMSYWLYMLNDTQFAFNQSIVDLMADYMLDGTSWTIRNDIMELYLGYRPYDSDIGYKNYASAYILPLERMMEVDSERAEEYQKILNNVKGKSSTNGKNGNYYMWRSAYASHMRNNYGVNIKMDSNQVIGGEWRGSWTGQKDGGQLIYWTSSASSAITVDGNEYINVYPTYDWAHVPGTTTAARIVEDYSNSGRFTNGTEHTIGVSNGKYGATAYDMSKKGTTAKKGYFFFDDEFVALGSGISSSEDVNIHTTLNQSEAKDVNVGGQTVASGTVNQKYTTKWLYNDDIGYVFLDDTDVVISNATQKDNPSLWQQEDKDNAAATFKAYIDHGLKPKNGSYAYIVIPNKDASQTQEYANNIPVTVIANTSQVQAVRHDGLKQTQINFYKAGSLEYKDGCTITVDKPCSIIIDESKDVRQISLAVSDTSANEEVHVKIQADNQSSTTSFVSGALPYAGQTMTLTENSDNRYDASSMIDEHEIEKAFDGDESTYWQSENNENQWISMFTENKKHLSTMDIIWGDNFASDYDVYVSQDGKVYQLLTSITDGNGGIDTVDLNGVYPYIKITFQDSIRSNYQIKEITWQASESLALKKK; from the coding sequence ATGAAAAAGATATTGAAGATTATATTATCATTCATGATGTCTTTAGGGCTTTTTTTAAGTTCAATCAATGTGTCTTTTGCAAGTGCAAATGATTTTGAAATTATTAAAACACGTTTAAAAGATTTTATGATTTCTCAAGATACTTTTGATGATGGCGCAAAAGTTGAAACATGTTATGTTTCTAAAGCAGGAGATTATCTTGATATGATACAGGAAGATGGTTCTTTTGATGATGTGGACTATACAATGACAGGGAGTGCAGCCAATGGTGGAGCGTGGGAACCTTATTTGGCTTTAGATAGACTTCAAGCTATTGCGATTGCTTATCATGTACAAGATAATGAACTTTATCAAAGTAAAGAAGTTATTACAAAATTGAATCAAGCAATCAAACATTGGACAATTGCCAATAATGGTAAAGAACCGACTAATAAAAATTGGTGGGAAGTACAAATAGGTATTCAATTGAGATTTTCTCGTATTGCTTTGATGTTAGATGGTGTTGAAGGAATTGAAGAAAAAACTATGAATACTTTACTTTATAAATTATTAGAAAAGACACCTGTGAAAAAGGGTACAGGTCAAAATAATTTATGGTTTGATCAAAATTATGTTTATTACGCTATTATTACAGAAAATGGCACAAAATATAAAAATTCGCTTGGATCAAGAAAAATGATTGATTTAAAAGAGTTGGTTGATAATTATTTAAGTTATTGTCTAGTTGTACAAAAAGATGATAACACAGCTGAAGCTGTACAAGTTGATAATAGTTTCTATATGCATGGTAGACAGTTTTATTCTAATGGATATGGTTTATCTATGTTTAGAGATATGAGTTATTGGCTTTATATGTTAAATGATACACAATTTGCATTTAATCAAAGTATTGTTGATTTAATGGCTGATTATATGCTTGATGGAACAAGCTGGACAATTAGAAATGATATTATGGAATTATATTTAGGCTATCGTCCTTATGACTCGGATATTGGATATAAAAATTACGCATCTGCTTATATTTTGCCATTAGAAAGAATGATGGAAGTAGATAGTGAACGTGCTGAAGAATACCAAAAGATATTGAATAATGTCAAAGGTAAAAGTTCTACAAATGGTAAAAATGGAAATTATTATATGTGGCGTTCTGCTTATGCTTCGCATATGAGAAATAACTATGGTGTCAATATCAAAATGGATTCTAATCAAGTGATTGGTGGAGAATGGAGAGGAAGCTGGACTGGACAAAAAGATGGTGGACAGTTGATTTATTGGACATCTTCAGCTTCATCTGCAATCACTGTTGATGGAAATGAATATATTAATGTTTATCCAACTTATGATTGGGCACATGTGCCAGGAACAACAACAGCTGCACGTATAGTAGAGGATTACTCTAATTCAGGTCGCTTTACAAATGGAACTGAACATACAATCGGTGTTTCTAATGGAAAATATGGTGCAACAGCTTATGATATGAGTAAAAAAGGGACGACGGCAAAAAAAGGATATTTCTTCTTTGATGATGAATTTGTTGCTTTAGGATCAGGAATTAGTTCATCAGAAGATGTGAATATTCATACAACATTAAATCAAAGTGAAGCCAAAGATGTCAATGTTGGTGGTCAAACAGTAGCTTCAGGGACTGTTAATCAAAAATATACAACAAAATGGTTGTATAATGATGATATTGGATATGTATTTTTAGATGATACTGATGTTGTTATTAGTAATGCAACGCAAAAAGATAATCCTTCATTATGGCAACAGGAAGATAAAGATAACGCTGCTGCAACATTTAAAGCCTATATTGATCATGGATTAAAACCAAAAAATGGAAGTTATGCTTATATTGTGATACCAAATAAAGATGCTAGTCAAACTCAAGAATATGCTAATAATATTCCAGTGACTGTTATTGCCAATACAAGTCAAGTTCAGGCAGTAAGACATGATGGATTGAAGCAAACACAAATCAATTTCTATAAAGCAGGTTCATTGGAATATAAGGATGGTTGTACAATTACAGTTGATAAGCCATGTAGTATAATCATTGATGAATCAAAGGATGTTAGACAAATTTCTTTGGCTGTTAGTGATACAAGTGCTAATGAAGAAGTTCATGTGAAGATACAAGCTGATAATCAATCATCTACAACATCATTTGTATCTGGAGCATTACCTTATGCAGGGCAGACAATGACATTAACTGAAAATTCAGATAATCGTTATGATGCTAGTTCAATGATTGATGAACATGAAATTGAAAAAGCATTTGATGGTGATGAAAGTACATATTGGCAAAGTGAAAATAATGAAAATCAATGGATAAGTATGTTCACTGAAAATAAAAAGCACTTATCTACTATGGATATTATCTGGGGTGATAACTTTGCAAGTGACTATGATGTGTATGTATCACAAGATGGAAAAGTTTATCAATTATTAACTTCTATTACAGATGGAAATGGTGGAATTGATACGGTTGATTTAAATGGTGTATATCCATATATAAAAATTACATTCCAAGATAGTATAAGAAGTAATTATCAAATCAAAGAAATTACATGGCAAGCGAGTGAATCGTTAGCCTTAAAAAAGAAGTAG
- a CDS encoding discoidin domain-containing protein: MVSLKKEVEVSSTSTNDPENTKDKAVDGNTGTRWSSLRNKDDNWIIVDLGKYAQIDALSVLWEGACSDDYDIQVSSDKVNWVTVEDGKKTSDDLLDEYNYDEPVYGRYVKIHSHKSTQLKYGISIYEISVYGNYVNEDIVANKNVFSSTIKDFNFPTNVADHKANTSWISKDSGEQWIYVELKGIYEISSMSIDWGNSWATHYEIQISDDAQNWETIQTVTDGKGNSETIDDLKDKKAKYVRLKLNQCSGLAYEIIQWSVYGNLIEADIKENIAFNKSATASSSYNNKYLASKAFDGSFDGTSGSESRWVSNRKSNDEWIYVDLENVYDLTGVKLYWEGACGKEYKIQVSNDTKEWTDIAHVTDGKSGIIEFELENVKARYVKMQGIEPIGQYGYSIWEFEVYGTLYQEPIQPKVNIALNKDSVASNEFVDGKKHFTSSLAFDGKGINEEVDGTPSRWVSLRKKNNEDKDYNNQWIYVDLGANYDISKVVLNWEGDQKLTLDYKILVSDDAKEWKEIESVVNRERGIHEFEYKNVTGRYVKMQGVRVGSDYGYSLWEFEVYGNTILESNSPNENISLNKDSVTSSEYTDSKDGNKTYKSLLAFDGLGINQKVNGQDSRWVSRRDWSDDEWIYVDLGGVSSINKVVLEWEGAGAKEYKIQVSNDAIEWTDVIHVKDTSNGVAALAVDEEIQGNNRIHELTFDTVQARYVKMQGIQVASQYGYSLWEFGVYDTTYQTMLEETYNKYKDLDVSKYTPASVELFTKALNQLVIIGNDTNSTNEDIEKAIEQLETSVKGLVKQVDKTELEDAIILASQEFDTTKYTPESIEKLSSALQKARMILLDGNASKEEVNEAIQALNDVMDGLVKKANKDNLTSIFNEAYQLDQDKYTAESLAKVNTLLKDVEALIDDDNASQDEVDKMYEQLRQAIAQLESKPNDNITPPQTEKPEHTEKPEGNENETNSNQSESDIEISVVPDSKPQNNQTSVNSVAQETQTVKTDDTTSTIPFVIMFMISGVGYYFTKKSSLLKK; encoded by the coding sequence ATCGTTAGCCTTAAAAAAGAAGTAGAAGTCAGTAGCACATCAACAAATGATCCAGAAAATACAAAGGATAAAGCTGTCGATGGGAATACAGGAACAAGATGGAGTTCTCTACGAAACAAAGATGATAATTGGATTATTGTTGATTTAGGAAAATATGCTCAAATTGATGCTTTGAGTGTTTTATGGGAAGGTGCATGCTCAGATGATTATGATATTCAAGTATCAAGTGATAAAGTCAATTGGGTAACAGTTGAAGATGGAAAGAAAACATCTGATGATTTACTTGATGAATATAACTATGATGAACCAGTATATGGTCGTTATGTAAAAATTCATTCTCATAAATCAACACAATTGAAATATGGTATAAGTATTTATGAGATTTCAGTTTATGGAAATTATGTTAATGAAGATATTGTTGCAAATAAAAATGTTTTCTCTAGTACAATTAAAGATTTCAATTTCCCTACAAATGTTGCTGATCATAAGGCTAATACATCTTGGATTTCTAAAGATTCAGGAGAACAATGGATTTACGTTGAATTAAAAGGTATTTATGAAATTTCTAGTATGTCTATTGATTGGGGAAATAGTTGGGCAACTCATTATGAAATTCAAATATCAGATGATGCTCAAAATTGGGAAACAATTCAAACTGTTACTGATGGGAAAGGTAATAGCGAAACTATTGACGATTTAAAAGATAAAAAAGCCAAATATGTACGTTTGAAATTGAATCAATGTAGTGGTTTGGCATATGAAATCATTCAATGGTCAGTTTACGGGAATTTGATTGAAGCAGATATTAAGGAAAATATTGCTTTTAATAAATCGGCAACAGCCTCATCAAGCTATAACAATAAGTATCTTGCATCAAAAGCATTTGATGGAAGTTTTGATGGAACAAGTGGAAGTGAATCAAGATGGGTATCAAATAGAAAGTCTAATGATGAATGGATATATGTTGATTTAGAAAATGTTTATGATTTAACAGGTGTGAAACTTTATTGGGAAGGTGCGTGTGGTAAAGAGTATAAAATTCAAGTTTCTAATGATACGAAAGAATGGACAGATATTGCACATGTTACAGATGGAAAATCTGGTATTATTGAATTTGAATTGGAAAATGTGAAAGCGCGTTATGTCAAAATGCAAGGTATTGAACCTATTGGACAATATGGTTATTCAATATGGGAGTTTGAAGTTTATGGCACTTTATATCAAGAACCTATCCAACCTAAAGTGAATATAGCATTAAATAAAGATTCAGTAGCAAGTAATGAATTTGTGGATGGAAAAAAGCATTTTACATCTTCATTAGCATTTGATGGTAAAGGAATCAATGAAGAGGTTGATGGAACACCTTCTCGCTGGGTTTCTTTAAGAAAGAAGAATAATGAAGATAAGGATTATAATAATCAATGGATTTATGTTGATCTTGGAGCTAATTATGATATTTCAAAGGTTGTTTTGAACTGGGAAGGAGATCAAAAATTAACATTAGATTATAAGATTCTTGTTTCAGATGATGCAAAAGAATGGAAAGAAATTGAAAGTGTTGTTAATCGTGAAAGAGGTATTCATGAGTTTGAATATAAAAATGTAACAGGTCGTTATGTGAAAATGCAAGGAGTAAGAGTTGGTTCGGATTATGGATATTCGTTATGGGAATTTGAAGTGTATGGAAATACAATATTAGAATCGAATAGTCCTAATGAAAATATTTCACTTAATAAAGATTCTGTGACGAGTTCAGAATACACTGATTCTAAAGATGGGAATAAAACATATAAATCACTGCTAGCTTTTGATGGTTTGGGAATAAATCAAAAAGTTAATGGTCAAGATTCAAGATGGGTATCTCGTCGTGATTGGTCAGATGATGAATGGATTTATGTTGACTTAGGTGGAGTTTCTAGTATTAATAAAGTTGTCTTGGAATGGGAAGGTGCTGGAGCTAAAGAATACAAGATTCAGGTCTCAAATGATGCCATAGAGTGGACAGATGTTATTCATGTTAAAGACACTTCAAATGGAGTTGCTGCATTAGCTGTTGATGAAGAAATACAGGGGAATAATCGTATTCATGAATTAACATTTGATACTGTACAAGCGCGTTATGTGAAAATGCAAGGTATCCAAGTCGCTAGTCAATATGGTTATTCATTATGGGAATTTGGCGTTTATGATACAACATATCAAACAATGCTAGAAGAAACATACAATAAGTATAAAGATTTAGATGTTTCTAAGTACACTCCTGCAAGTGTAGAGTTGTTTACAAAAGCCTTGAATCAACTTGTTATTATTGGTAATGATACAAATTCTACAAATGAAGATATTGAAAAAGCAATTGAACAATTAGAAACAAGTGTCAAGGGATTAGTAAAACAGGTTGATAAAACAGAATTAGAAGATGCTATTATTTTGGCAAGTCAGGAATTTGATACAACAAAATATACGCCTGAATCAATAGAAAAACTTTCTTCAGCATTACAAAAAGCAAGAATGATTTTATTGGATGGAAATGCAAGTAAAGAAGAGGTAAATGAAGCCATTCAAGCTTTAAATGATGTTATGGATGGACTTGTTAAAAAAGCCAATAAAGATAATTTAACATCTATTTTCAATGAAGCTTATCAATTAGATCAAGATAAATATACTGCTGAAAGTCTTGCAAAAGTCAACACATTATTAAAAGATGTTGAAGCGCTTATAGATGATGATAATGCATCACAGGATGAAGTTGATAAAATGTATGAACAATTACGTCAAGCAATTGCTCAACTTGAAAGTAAACCAAATGATAATATAACACCACCTCAAACAGAGAAACCAGAACATACGGAAAAACCTGAAGGAAATGAAAATGAGACAAATTCTAATCAGTCTGAATCTGATATTGAAATAAGTGTTGTACCTGATTCAAAACCGCAGAATAATCAAACTTCAGTGAATTCAGTAGCACAAGAAACACAAACAGTCAAAACAGATGATACAACGTCTACGATACCATTTGTGATTATGTTCATGATTTCTGGTGTTGGATATTATTTTACAAAGAAAAGTTCATTATTGAAAAAATAA
- a CDS encoding AAA family ATPase, which yields MERRNRMQLHVENFAKIKEADIEIEGITVIAGENNTGKSTIGKLLYCFFNVFYNYEDRLYKQKVSALKERINNSIKVTQIISSQGRIVRKLGNFNKDLLDKFVDLFISHYHMDISLKEYADVCQAFFQSNENYHIEVDDYDVFIKQIFLFYQLKKIRKLIN from the coding sequence ATGGAAAGGAGAAATCGTATGCAATTACATGTAGAAAACTTTGCTAAGATTAAAGAAGCGGATATTGAAATTGAAGGAATTACTGTCATTGCTGGAGAGAATAATACAGGAAAAAGTACGATAGGAAAGCTATTATATTGTTTTTTTAATGTCTTTTATAATTATGAAGATAGACTTTATAAACAAAAAGTGTCTGCCTTGAAAGAAAGAATAAACAACAGTATTAAAGTCACACAGATAATAAGTTCACAAGGAAGAATAGTTAGAAAACTTGGGAATTTTAATAAGGATTTACTTGATAAATTTGTTGATTTATTTATTTCACATTATCATATGGATATATCATTAAAAGAATATGCTGATGTTTGTCAGGCTTTCTTTCAAAGTAATGAAAATTATCATATTGAAGTTGATGATTATGATGTTTTTATAAAACAGATTTTTTTATTTTATCAGTTGAAAAAGATAAGGAAATTAATCAATTGA
- a CDS encoding AAA family ATPase: MLLSLNTEFHNQYLPLDNTNDVHVTLEIKSGNISFDITNSQQFMNVKTYRVLHNEIIYYDNPFVVDKLSKESFSHVMKFALDNEKEGIFVNHLDYMSILLNKPSYMNKSNIYNQILSDNIILDIEKEIMTSVHGDIVYEDGEFKFKEKNLDVALNMCNLSTGVKSFIVLLKLIKDFKIVENGTIILDEPEIHLHPKWQLKYAELLVLLQKTLNLHILINSHSPYFINAIEVYSAKHKIADRCKYYLADLDKENRAYFEDVTTNIDKIYCKLSQPLLDLEDVL, from the coding sequence ATGTTATTATCTTTAAATACAGAGTTTCATAATCAGTATTTACCTTTAGATAATACAAATGATGTTCATGTAACATTAGAAATAAAGAGTGGAAATATTTCATTTGATATAACAAACTCACAACAATTTATGAATGTGAAAACGTATAGAGTACTTCATAATGAAATCATTTATTATGATAATCCTTTCGTTGTAGATAAACTTTCCAAAGAATCATTTTCTCATGTTATGAAATTTGCTCTTGATAATGAAAAAGAAGGGATATTTGTTAATCATTTAGATTATATGTCTATTCTTTTAAATAAACCTTCTTACATGAATAAGTCAAATATATATAATCAAATTTTAAGTGATAATATTATATTGGATATTGAAAAAGAAATTATGACTTCAGTTCATGGTGATATTGTGTATGAAGATGGTGAATTTAAATTTAAGGAAAAGAATCTAGATGTTGCACTCAATATGTGTAATTTATCAACAGGTGTGAAAAGTTTTATTGTGTTATTGAAATTAATCAAAGATTTTAAGATTGTTGAAAATGGAACGATTATTTTAGATGAACCAGAAATTCATTTGCATCCAAAATGGCAATTAAAATATGCAGAATTATTAGTTTTATTACAAAAAACTTTGAATCTACATATCTTGATTAATTCTCATAGTCCTTATTTTATAAATGCTATTGAGGTCTATTCAGCAAAACATAAAATAGCTGATAGATGTAAATATTATTTAGCAGATTTAGATAAAGAAAATAGAGCTTATTTTGAAGATGTGACAACAAATATTGATAAAATATATTGTAAATTATCACAACCTTTATTAGACTTGGAGGATGTTTTATAA